In Plantibacter sp. PA-3-X8, one DNA window encodes the following:
- a CDS encoding ABC transporter ATP-binding protein → MYTITGLTKQYRQAKRSVTALDGVDLDIPDGQFVAIQGPTGGGKSTLLQMLGALDRPTAGSISLAGDDLSTLSETKLGRIRATEIGFVFQGFNLIPTLTAQENVEMALVPIGTPRAERETRARAALASVGLSERGSHLPAELSGGQQQRVAIARALVKEPEVLLADEPTGNLDEETRDEIMDLLEGLWRDRGLTVVVVTHDTAVAKRAERRLHIANGKLKDVTIRR, encoded by the coding sequence ATGTACACGATCACCGGCCTCACCAAGCAGTACCGCCAGGCGAAGCGCTCCGTCACGGCGCTCGACGGCGTCGACCTCGACATCCCCGACGGACAGTTCGTCGCCATCCAAGGTCCGACCGGCGGCGGCAAGTCGACGCTCCTCCAGATGCTCGGCGCGCTGGACCGACCGACCGCCGGCAGCATCTCCCTCGCCGGTGACGACCTCTCGACGCTCAGCGAGACGAAGCTCGGCAGGATCCGCGCCACGGAGATCGGCTTCGTGTTCCAGGGGTTCAACCTCATCCCGACGCTGACGGCACAGGAGAACGTCGAGATGGCCCTGGTCCCGATCGGCACGCCTCGGGCCGAACGCGAAACCAGGGCTCGGGCGGCGCTCGCGTCCGTCGGACTCTCCGAGCGGGGTTCGCACCTCCCCGCCGAGTTGTCCGGCGGGCAGCAGCAGCGGGTGGCGATCGCCCGTGCGCTCGTCAAGGAGCCCGAGGTGCTGCTCGCCGACGAACCGACCGGCAACCTCGACGAGGAGACCCGCGACGAGATCATGGACCTCCTCGAGGGTCTGTGGCGCGACCGCGGGCTCACGGTCGTCGTGGTGACGCACGACACCGCGGTCGCCAAGCGCGCCGAGCGTCGTCTCCACATCGCGAACGGGAAGCTCAAGGACGTCACGATTCGGCGCTGA
- a CDS encoding MDR family MFS transporter — protein sequence MSHTTSTPATPARADNGMTHRQVLEALSGLLLGMFVSILAGTVVSTSLPRIISDLIGDQTAFTWVVTATLLATTVSTPIWGKFADLFNRKLLIQLALGIFVLGSALAGFSQDTGTLIGFRVLQGLGAGGLTALSQIIMADIISPRERGRYMGLFGAVMAVGTVGGPLFGGLLTDSLGWRWNFFVGVPFAIAAIFLLQRTLHLPKRNVGKVKIDYLGAALIAGGVSLLLIWVTLAGTQFEWASFTTLVMVGISVLLLAAAVIVEIKVDEPIIPMSLFKNRTFTLAVVASISVGVAMFGTSVFLSQYMQLARGATPTESGLLTLPMIGGLLIASIVVGQFISRFGHWKPYLIVGSILLTVGLFLMSTIHYDSNYLLVSVYMFVLGAGVGMVMQNLVLVVQNDVLPQQLGTASAGVAFFRSLGGTIGVSVMGSVLATKVTDMLSDRQDDLQAAIVALGAPGAKIAETLSSGTIPKVSTLPESVRTIIESVYGDAVADIFLVAAPLAILTIIAVIFLPNKKLGSKNAVQRMAEQGAGEPALVGAATGSVTTATASTSTQSFATGALDVAEAMIGGEADTRLERGRDETADADSGSEAEAHSPRHGR from the coding sequence ATGTCACACACCACTTCAACACCCGCCACGCCCGCTCGCGCGGACAACGGCATGACGCATCGCCAGGTGCTCGAGGCCCTCTCCGGCCTCCTCCTCGGCATGTTCGTGTCGATCCTCGCCGGAACCGTCGTCTCGACCTCCCTCCCCCGGATCATCTCCGACCTGATCGGCGACCAGACGGCGTTCACCTGGGTCGTCACGGCCACGTTGCTCGCCACCACCGTCTCGACGCCCATCTGGGGCAAGTTCGCCGACCTCTTCAACCGCAAGCTGCTCATCCAGCTGGCGCTCGGGATCTTCGTCCTCGGCTCGGCGCTCGCGGGCTTCTCGCAGGACACCGGCACGCTCATCGGCTTCCGCGTCCTGCAGGGCCTCGGCGCCGGTGGTCTCACGGCGCTCAGCCAGATCATCATGGCCGACATCATCAGCCCGCGTGAGCGTGGCCGCTACATGGGCCTCTTCGGCGCGGTGATGGCGGTCGGCACGGTCGGCGGCCCGCTCTTCGGCGGCCTCCTCACCGACTCGCTCGGCTGGCGCTGGAACTTCTTCGTCGGTGTCCCCTTCGCGATCGCCGCGATCTTCCTCCTGCAGCGCACGCTCCACCTCCCGAAGCGGAACGTCGGCAAGGTCAAGATCGACTACCTGGGCGCAGCCCTGATCGCCGGCGGGGTCTCGCTGCTGCTCATCTGGGTCACCCTGGCCGGGACGCAGTTCGAGTGGGCGAGCTTCACGACGCTCGTCATGGTGGGCATCTCCGTCCTCCTGCTCGCCGCAGCGGTCATCGTCGAGATCAAGGTCGACGAGCCGATCATCCCGATGTCGCTGTTCAAGAACCGCACCTTCACCCTCGCGGTCGTCGCGAGCATCTCGGTGGGTGTGGCGATGTTCGGCACCTCGGTGTTCCTCAGCCAGTACATGCAGCTGGCGCGTGGAGCGACGCCGACGGAGTCGGGTCTGCTGACGCTCCCGATGATCGGCGGCCTCCTGATCGCCTCCATCGTGGTCGGGCAGTTCATCTCCCGCTTCGGCCACTGGAAGCCGTACCTCATCGTGGGTTCGATCCTCCTCACCGTCGGCCTGTTCCTCATGAGCACGATCCACTACGACTCGAACTACCTGCTCGTCTCCGTGTACATGTTCGTCCTCGGCGCCGGTGTCGGCATGGTCATGCAGAACCTCGTGCTCGTGGTCCAGAACGACGTCCTGCCGCAGCAGCTGGGCACGGCGAGCGCGGGTGTCGCGTTCTTCCGCAGCCTCGGCGGCACGATCGGCGTCTCGGTCATGGGCTCGGTGCTCGCGACGAAGGTCACCGACATGCTCTCCGACCGACAGGACGACCTGCAGGCGGCAATCGTCGCCCTCGGTGCTCCCGGCGCCAAGATCGCCGAGACGCTCTCGAGCGGCACGATCCCGAAGGTGAGCACGCTACCCGAGTCGGTGCGGACCATCATCGAATCCGTCTACGGTGACGCGGTCGCCGACATCTTCCTCGTCGCCGCACCACTCGCGATCCTGACGATCATCGCCGTGATCTTCCTGCCGAACAAGAAGCTCGGTTCGAAGAACGCCGTGCAGCGCATGGCCGAGCAGGGCGCCGGGGAGCCGGCCCTCGTCGGCGCGGCCACCGGTTCCGTCACGACGGCCACCGCGTCCACGTCGACCCAGTCGTTCGCGACCGGTGCGCTGGACGTGGCCGAGGCCATGATCGGTGGCGAGGCGGACACCCGACTCGAGCGAGGACGGGACGAGACCGCCGACGCCGACAGCGGCTCGGAGGCCG